The Ancylobacter sp. WKF20 genome contains a region encoding:
- the pth gene encoding aminoacyl-tRNA hydrolase, translating into MFLFTGLGNPGPKYAGNRHNIGFMAVDAIARRHRFSPWRRRFQGAACEGEIDGEKVLALLPETFMNESGRAVAEAQRFYKIALADIYAFHDELDLPPAKVRAKIGGGNAGHNGLRSITAQCGNEYGRVRLGIGHPGDKALVHNFVLSDFAKAERGWVEAVCDGCAELAGLLVTRRIDEFQSRFHLLLEARGFGTVKVPGAS; encoded by the coding sequence GTGTTCCTCTTCACCGGGCTCGGCAATCCCGGGCCGAAATATGCCGGCAACCGGCACAATATCGGCTTCATGGCGGTCGACGCCATCGCCCGCCGTCATCGTTTTTCGCCCTGGCGCCGCCGCTTCCAGGGCGCGGCCTGCGAAGGCGAGATCGACGGCGAGAAGGTGCTCGCCTTGCTGCCCGAGACCTTCATGAACGAGAGCGGCCGCGCGGTCGCCGAGGCCCAGCGCTTCTACAAGATCGCGCTCGCTGACATCTACGCCTTCCATGACGAGCTCGACCTGCCCCCCGCCAAGGTCCGCGCCAAGATCGGCGGCGGCAATGCCGGGCATAACGGCCTGCGCTCCATCACCGCCCAGTGCGGCAATGAGTATGGCCGCGTGCGGCTCGGCATCGGCCACCCCGGCGACAAGGCGCTGGTGCATAATTTCGTCCTCAGCGACTTCGCCAAGGCCGAGCGCGGCTGGGTGGAGGCGGTGTGCGACGGCTGCGCCGAGCTTGCCGGCCTGCTGGTCACCCGCCGCATCGACGAGTTCCAGAGCCGTTTCCATCTTCTGCTGGAAGCGCGCGGCTTCGGCACGGTGAAGGTGCCGGGAGCGTCCTGA
- a CDS encoding ribose-phosphate pyrophosphokinase has protein sequence MSSNNGSIKIVSGNANRPLAEAIGAYLQTSLTKAVVRRFADMEIFVEIQENVRGKDVFILQSTSFPTNDHLMELLIITDALRRSSARRITAVLPYFGYARQDRRSSGRTPISAKLVSNLITHAGADRVLTVDLHAGQIQGFFDIPTDNLFAAPVMVADIKSRFDLSNLTVVSPDVGGVVRARALAKRIDAQLAIVDKRRERPGESEVMNVIGDVEGKRCILVDDIIDSGGTLVNAADALLARGATEVHAYITHGVLSGGAVSRVTASNLKELVITDSIQPTEAVRVARNIRVVSIASLLAEAIGRTAHEESVSSLFD, from the coding sequence ATGTCGAGTAATAACGGGTCGATCAAGATCGTCTCCGGCAATGCCAACCGTCCCCTTGCGGAAGCGATCGGGGCGTATCTTCAGACCTCGCTGACCAAGGCGGTGGTCCGGCGCTTTGCCGACATGGAGATCTTCGTCGAGATTCAGGAGAACGTGCGCGGCAAGGATGTCTTCATCCTGCAGTCGACCTCCTTCCCGACCAATGACCATCTCATGGAGCTGCTCATCATCACCGATGCGCTGCGCCGTTCCTCGGCCCGCCGCATCACGGCCGTGCTGCCCTATTTCGGCTATGCGCGGCAGGATCGCCGCTCCTCCGGCCGCACGCCGATCTCGGCCAAGCTGGTGTCGAACCTGATCACCCATGCCGGCGCCGACCGCGTGCTGACGGTTGATCTGCATGCCGGCCAGATCCAGGGCTTCTTCGATATCCCGACCGACAATTTGTTCGCCGCCCCCGTGATGGTGGCCGACATCAAGTCGCGCTTCGACCTGTCGAACCTCACCGTGGTGTCGCCTGACGTCGGCGGCGTGGTGCGCGCCCGCGCGCTCGCCAAGCGCATCGACGCCCAGCTCGCTATCGTCGACAAGCGCCGCGAGCGGCCGGGCGAGAGCGAGGTGATGAACGTCATCGGCGATGTCGAGGGCAAGCGCTGCATCCTCGTCGACGACATTATCGATTCCGGCGGCACGCTGGTAAACGCCGCTGACGCCCTTCTGGCGCGCGGCGCGACCGAGGTGCACGCCTACATCACCCATGGCGTTCTGTCGGGCGGCGCGGTCTCGCGCGTCACCGCCTCGAACCTCAAGGAACTGGTGATCACCGATTCGATCCAGCCGACCGAAGCGGTGCGCGTCGCCCGCAATATTCGCGTCGTCTCGATCGCCAGCCTGCTGGCGGAGGCCATCGGCCGCACCGCGCACGAAGAAAGCGTCTCCAGCCTTTTCGATTGA
- a CDS encoding 50S ribosomal protein L25/general stress protein Ctc, whose amino-acid sequence MTATKQIKAQARTTAGKGAARAVRRANRVPAVIYGDGKPPVGISLDFIEINKLIYAGHFLTTLFDIDVDGEKYHVIPRDYQLDPVKDFPLHVDFLRVAAGASLTVDVPVHFLNADSAPAIKQGATLNIVSHTVELNVPADSIPEAIEVDVSTYNFGDSIHLSAITLPAGVTWAGHGDDTLATITTPSGAKEADADDAAAAAAEAAKS is encoded by the coding sequence ATGACCGCTACCAAGCAGATCAAGGCGCAGGCTCGCACGACCGCCGGCAAGGGGGCCGCTCGTGCTGTTCGCCGCGCCAATCGCGTTCCCGCCGTGATTTACGGCGACGGCAAGCCGCCCGTCGGCATCTCGCTGGATTTCATCGAGATCAACAAGCTCATCTATGCCGGGCACTTCCTCACCACCCTGTTCGACATCGACGTCGACGGTGAAAAGTACCACGTCATTCCGCGCGACTATCAGCTTGACCCGGTCAAGGACTTCCCGCTGCACGTCGACTTCCTGCGCGTCGCCGCCGGCGCCAGCCTGACCGTCGACGTTCCCGTGCACTTCCTGAACGCCGACTCCGCGCCGGCGATCAAGCAGGGCGCCACGCTGAACATCGTCAGCCACACCGTCGAGTTGAACGTGCCGGCCGACTCGATCCCCGAGGCCATCGAGGTCGACGTCTCCACCTATAATTTCGGCGACTCGATCCACCTCTCGGCGATCACCCTGCCGGCCGGCGTGACCTGGGCCGGCCATGGCGACGACACGCTCGCGACCATCACCACCCCGTCGGGTGCGAAGGAAGCGGATGCGGACGACGCCGCGGCTGCCGCCGCCGAGGCCGCCAAGTCCTGA